In one window of Kitasatospora sp. MMS16-BH015 DNA:
- a CDS encoding O-methyltransferase has product MQITHPLVSDYLLTHCTPADEILQDLVVETREATGGAAGMQISHDEGALLTMLTRLVGARRAVEVGVFTGYSSLCIARGLPADGHLLACDVSEEWTSRAKPYWERASVADRIELKIGPALDTLRALPLEETVDIAFIDADKISYPLYYEELVPRLRPGGLIVLDNVFLAGGALDPACDQPHQVAMRELNDLIAADPRVESVMLPVRDGVTLARKRTG; this is encoded by the coding sequence CTGCAGATCACCCACCCGCTGGTCAGCGACTACCTGCTGACCCACTGCACCCCCGCCGACGAGATCCTCCAGGACCTGGTCGTGGAGACCCGGGAGGCCACCGGCGGCGCCGCCGGGATGCAGATCTCACACGACGAGGGTGCGCTGCTCACCATGCTGACCCGCCTGGTCGGGGCCCGCCGGGCCGTCGAGGTGGGCGTGTTCACCGGGTACTCCTCGCTCTGCATCGCCCGCGGCCTCCCGGCCGACGGCCACCTGCTGGCCTGCGACGTCAGCGAGGAGTGGACCTCGCGCGCCAAGCCGTACTGGGAGCGGGCCAGCGTCGCCGACCGGATCGAGCTGAAGATCGGCCCGGCCCTGGACACCCTGCGCGCGCTGCCGCTGGAGGAGACCGTCGACATCGCCTTCATCGACGCCGACAAGATCAGCTACCCGCTCTACTACGAGGAGCTGGTCCCGCGGCTGCGCCCCGGCGGCCTGATCGTGCTGGACAACGTCTTCCTGGCCGGCGGCGCCCTCGACCCGGCCTGCGACCAGCCGCACCAGGTGGCCATGCGTGAGCTCAACGACCTGATCGCCGCCGACCCCCGGGTCGAGTCGGTCATGCTGCCCGTCCGCGACGGCGTCACCCTCGCCCGCAAGCGCACCGGCTGA
- the manA gene encoding mannose-6-phosphate isomerase, class I: MDKLVNIVRPYAWGSVTAIPELMGQEPTGEPQAELWMGAHPGSPSLAVRDGGTHSLAELIAAAPERELGTAAVAKFGPELPFLLKVLAAGQPLSIQAHPDLAQARTGYADEEARGIPLDAPHRNYKDANHKPELICALTEFDGLCGFRPATEAADLLESLNVPELADLIDLLRTKPEAEALSEALATVLSMTGPTATETVARVAAAVERAAATEAGTGSGTETEVTDGQFAGYAFAAREFPGDTGLLAALLLNYVRLQPGEALYLGAGVPHAYLRGLGVEILANSDNVLRGGFTPKHIDVPELLRVVVFAGGRPEVLRPTVGADGEQLYPVPIDEFRLSRYQPTSAAPAALGGTAPQILLCTEGSAVLNGADGSSLTLAPGESAFLPADGTVTTVAGAPSATVFRATVTL; this comes from the coding sequence ATGGACAAGCTCGTCAACATCGTCCGCCCCTATGCCTGGGGTTCGGTCACGGCCATACCCGAACTGATGGGCCAGGAGCCGACCGGCGAACCGCAGGCGGAGCTGTGGATGGGCGCCCACCCGGGCTCCCCCTCGCTGGCGGTCCGCGACGGGGGCACCCACTCGCTCGCCGAACTCATCGCCGCCGCACCCGAACGGGAACTCGGCACGGCCGCCGTCGCCAAGTTCGGCCCGGAGCTGCCGTTCCTGCTCAAGGTGCTGGCGGCAGGGCAACCGCTCTCCATCCAGGCCCACCCCGATCTGGCCCAGGCCCGCACCGGGTACGCCGACGAGGAGGCCCGGGGCATCCCGCTGGACGCCCCGCACCGCAACTACAAGGACGCCAACCACAAGCCCGAACTCATCTGCGCCCTCACCGAGTTCGACGGCCTCTGCGGCTTCCGTCCGGCGACCGAGGCCGCCGACCTGCTGGAGTCCCTGAACGTCCCGGAACTGGCCGACCTGATCGACCTGCTCCGCACCAAGCCCGAGGCCGAAGCCCTGAGCGAGGCCCTCGCCACCGTCCTGTCGATGACCGGCCCGACCGCCACCGAGACGGTCGCCCGAGTGGCGGCCGCCGTCGAACGCGCCGCCGCCACGGAGGCTGGGACCGGCTCCGGAACCGAAACCGAGGTCACCGACGGGCAGTTCGCCGGCTACGCCTTCGCGGCCCGTGAATTCCCGGGTGACACCGGGCTGTTGGCAGCTCTGCTGCTCAACTACGTGCGCCTGCAGCCGGGTGAGGCCCTGTACCTGGGCGCAGGGGTGCCGCACGCGTACCTGCGCGGCCTGGGCGTCGAGATCCTGGCCAACTCGGACAACGTGCTGCGCGGCGGGTTCACCCCGAAGCACATCGACGTGCCGGAGCTGCTCCGCGTGGTCGTCTTCGCGGGCGGCCGACCCGAGGTGCTGCGGCCGACCGTCGGCGCGGACGGGGAGCAGCTCTACCCGGTGCCGATCGACGAGTTCCGCCTCTCGCGCTACCAGCCGACGTCCGCCGCACCGGCCGCCCTGGGCGGCACCGCCCCGCAGATCCTCCTCTGCACCGAGGGCAGCGCGGTGCTGAACGGCGCCGACGGCTCCTCCCTCACCCTGGCCCCGGGCGAGTCCGCCTTCCTGCCGGCCGACGGCACCGTCACGACGGTCGCCGGCGCCCCGAGCGCCACGGTCTTCCGGGCTACGGTCACGCTCTGA
- a CDS encoding MBL fold metallo-hydrolase, giving the protein MSTSPPDHTAGAELGPAAGPGPVPAGSAGPVPGYGPGHGGGPVPAPLTVEVFTGPETAFFATSSLIMGERTAILVDAQLTRSAGRELAEWIAGKGRALLAIVITHQHPDHYFGAEEVLRLFPKAQLLAAPPVVAEIARTAAAKVAQWKPVYGDDIPDQPLLPAPLLPQPLMIDQQLIRVLHLGQGDCAASTLVHVPSAGTVLAGDFAYYGTHVWTADTGPTERQEWLRNLARIADLGADRVVAGHRAPGGDDDARQVLGFTDAYLRDFDRALADHPEDPEALAAAVNERWGALTLPLILELGAAANTEAATATALEQAAGGAEEGHEVARRAPAAEENGIVDAEIVEEPGEGTGGER; this is encoded by the coding sequence GTGAGCACGTCCCCGCCCGACCACACCGCAGGCGCGGAGCTCGGCCCGGCGGCCGGCCCGGGCCCGGTACCGGCTGGGTCGGCCGGCCCGGTGCCCGGCTACGGACCCGGGCACGGGGGAGGGCCGGTGCCGGCGCCGTTGACCGTCGAGGTGTTCACCGGCCCGGAGACGGCGTTCTTCGCGACCTCCAGCCTGATCATGGGCGAGCGCACCGCGATCCTGGTGGACGCCCAGCTCACCCGCAGTGCGGGCCGCGAGCTCGCCGAGTGGATCGCCGGCAAGGGCCGGGCGCTGCTGGCCATCGTGATCACCCACCAGCACCCCGACCACTACTTCGGGGCCGAGGAGGTGCTGCGGCTCTTCCCCAAGGCCCAGCTGCTGGCCGCCCCGCCGGTGGTGGCCGAGATCGCCCGGACCGCCGCCGCCAAGGTGGCCCAGTGGAAGCCGGTGTACGGCGACGACATCCCCGACCAGCCGCTGCTGCCCGCCCCGCTGCTGCCGCAGCCGTTGATGATCGACCAGCAGCTGATCCGGGTGCTCCACCTCGGCCAGGGCGACTGCGCGGCCTCCACCCTGGTGCACGTGCCCAGCGCCGGCACCGTGCTCGCCGGCGACTTCGCGTACTACGGCACCCACGTCTGGACCGCCGACACCGGCCCCACCGAGCGGCAGGAGTGGCTCCGCAACCTCGCCCGGATCGCCGACCTCGGCGCCGACCGGGTGGTCGCCGGCCACCGCGCGCCCGGCGGGGACGACGACGCCCGGCAGGTGCTCGGCTTCACCGACGCCTACCTGCGGGACTTCGACCGGGCCCTGGCCGACCACCCCGAGGACCCCGAGGCGCTGGCCGCCGCCGTCAACGAGCGGTGGGGCGCGCTGACGCTGCCGCTGATCCTGGAGCTCGGCGCGGCCGCCAACACCGAGGCCGCCACCGCGACGGCCCTGGAGCAGGCGGCCGGCGGAGCGGAGGAGGGGCACGAGGTGGCCCGGCGGGCGCCGGCGGCCGAGGAGAACGGGATCGTGGACGCCGAGATCGTCGAGGAGCCGGGGGAGGGCACCGGCGGGGAGCGGTGA
- a CDS encoding maleylpyruvate isomerase N-terminal domain-containing protein — MQRYVNRILAERLSGPPDETDLSIYGLPADLTGWPMPGAGPHRVGVSPLLTDWFAAGAAALAEQFEAVAVAVAVAVAAAAEPVWSWSPDQSARFWLRMQTIEAAVHRCDAEAILGEPAPIAAELAADAVPQVFEVMAPARRAWREAPPGEGERYRFRRTDGPGDWLVHFDGPSVGLEQGASDDPAADVELAGSAEELMLFLWQRRSADGLLVHGEPGLLERYFELVPPV; from the coding sequence GTGCAGCGCTATGTGAACCGGATCCTGGCGGAGCGGCTGTCGGGGCCGCCGGACGAGACCGACCTGAGCATCTACGGACTCCCCGCCGACCTGACCGGCTGGCCGATGCCCGGCGCCGGCCCGCACCGGGTGGGGGTGTCTCCGCTGCTGACGGACTGGTTCGCGGCCGGAGCCGCCGCCCTAGCCGAGCAGTTCGAGGCGGTGGCGGTGGCGGTGGCGGTGGCGGTGGCGGCGGCGGCCGAGCCGGTCTGGAGCTGGTCGCCGGACCAGTCGGCGCGCTTCTGGCTGCGGATGCAGACCATCGAGGCGGCCGTCCACCGCTGTGACGCGGAGGCCATCCTCGGCGAACCGGCGCCGATCGCTGCCGAGTTGGCGGCCGATGCGGTGCCGCAGGTCTTCGAGGTGATGGCTCCGGCCCGCCGGGCCTGGCGCGAAGCGCCGCCCGGCGAGGGCGAGCGGTACCGCTTCCGCCGCACCGACGGGCCGGGGGACTGGTTGGTCCACTTCGACGGCCCGTCGGTCGGGCTGGAGCAGGGAGCTTCGGATGACCCTGCTGCGGATGTCGAACTCGCTGGGAGCGCAGAGGAGTTGATGCTCTTCCTCTGGCAGCGACGATCCGCTGACGGGCTACTGGTGCACGGTGAACCCGGCTTGCTGGAGCGGTACTTCGAGCTGGTGCCGCCGGTGTGA
- a CDS encoding TetR/AcrR family transcriptional regulator, with amino-acid sequence MSERQAESPTDRPPRRGLAEKRQAIVQGAGVVFAQDGYTRASIDAIAREAGVSTRTIYNHFADKAQLFRIVIEESATRVRDAQLAEIERHLGKVVSLEDDLVGLGLALAARSESFEAHFALVRQIQAEARHLPAELVAAWQEVGPWAVQRELVARFTGLVERGLLGAGAGAGTAVDAAGAGAVDRMVAHFLALATAEVEARSMWGTVAVPAEEAEGLVRAGVRAFLRAYG; translated from the coding sequence ATGTCAGAACGCCAGGCCGAGAGCCCGACCGACCGGCCGCCCCGGCGTGGCCTGGCGGAGAAGCGGCAGGCCATCGTCCAGGGGGCCGGTGTGGTCTTCGCCCAGGACGGCTACACCCGGGCGAGCATCGACGCGATCGCCCGGGAGGCCGGGGTCTCCACCCGGACCATCTACAACCACTTCGCCGACAAGGCGCAGCTCTTCCGGATCGTGATCGAAGAGAGCGCGACGCGGGTCCGGGACGCGCAGCTCGCGGAGATCGAGCGGCACCTGGGCAAGGTGGTCTCGCTGGAGGACGACCTGGTGGGGCTGGGGCTCGCGCTGGCGGCGCGGTCGGAGAGCTTCGAGGCGCACTTCGCGTTGGTGCGGCAGATCCAGGCGGAGGCGAGGCACCTGCCGGCCGAGCTGGTGGCGGCCTGGCAGGAGGTCGGGCCGTGGGCGGTGCAGCGGGAGCTGGTCGCTCGGTTCACGGGGCTGGTGGAGCGGGGGCTGCTGGGTGCCGGTGCCGGTGCCGGCACCGCCGTCGATGCTGCGGGGGCGGGTGCGGTGGACCGGATGGTGGCGCACTTCCTGGCGCTGGCCACGGCGGAGGTGGAGGCGCGGAGCATGTGGGGGACGGTCGCCGTGCCGGCGGAGGAGGCCGAGGGGCTGGTCCGGGCTGGGGTGCGGGCGTTCCTGCGGGCGTACGGCTGA
- a CDS encoding LysR family transcriptional regulator translates to MLERHEVEALLALAEELHFGRTAERLHVSTANVSQTIRKVERRVGVPLFRRTSRVVELTPVGRRLVEELAPAWSAVGTAVERAVAAGRGLDGRLEVAFVGAAAGQLVIGAVEAFRERAPGCEVRIREAQPAELLPWLRSGEVELGLGVLAAAEPGIACGRPLVREAQLLAVPVTHPFADRGAGVAAAEASWGVSVAELAGVPLVRLAGQGAGLLGAGAGVGAGAEAEAGEGGTGVGSGPVAGTFHEALTLVGAGQGLLAVGGHARRYYARPDIAYVPLRDAPSVEWGLMWPAERATARVRAFVEAAAGLVGAVG, encoded by the coding sequence GTGTTGGAGCGGCACGAGGTGGAGGCGCTGCTGGCGCTCGCGGAGGAGCTGCACTTCGGGCGGACGGCCGAGCGGCTGCACGTGTCCACCGCGAACGTCAGCCAGACCATCCGCAAGGTCGAGCGCCGGGTCGGCGTACCGCTGTTCCGGCGGACCAGCCGGGTGGTCGAACTCACGCCGGTGGGGCGCCGGTTGGTGGAGGAGCTGGCCCCTGCCTGGTCGGCCGTCGGTACGGCCGTGGAGCGGGCGGTGGCTGCCGGACGGGGTTTGGACGGACGGCTGGAGGTGGCCTTCGTCGGCGCGGCGGCCGGGCAGTTGGTGATCGGGGCGGTGGAGGCGTTCCGGGAGCGGGCTCCCGGGTGCGAGGTGCGGATCCGGGAGGCGCAGCCGGCCGAGTTGCTGCCCTGGCTGCGCTCGGGCGAGGTCGAGTTGGGGCTCGGGGTGCTGGCTGCGGCGGAGCCCGGGATCGCGTGCGGGCGGCCCCTGGTGCGGGAGGCGCAGCTGCTGGCGGTGCCGGTGACGCACCCGTTCGCCGATCGGGGTGCGGGGGTGGCGGCTGCCGAGGCTTCGTGGGGGGTTTCGGTGGCGGAGTTGGCCGGGGTGCCGTTGGTGCGGCTGGCCGGGCAGGGAGCGGGGCTGCTCGGGGCCGGGGCCGGGGTCGGGGCTGGGGCTGAGGCTGAGGCTGGGGAGGGCGGCACCGGGGTTGGGTCGGGGCCGGTGGCGGGGACGTTCCACGAGGCGTTGACGCTGGTGGGAGCCGGGCAGGGGCTGTTGGCGGTTGGTGGCCACGCCCGGCGGTACTACGCGCGGCCGGACATCGCCTACGTGCCGCTGCGGGACGCGCCGTCGGTCGAGTGGGGGCTGATGTGGCCGGCCGAGCGGGCGACCGCCCGGGTGCGGGCGTTCGTCGAGGCTGCGGCCGGCCTGGTGGGCGCGGTCGGCTGA
- a CDS encoding phosphomannomutase/phosphoglucomutase, producing MRDLKQLVKAYDVRGVVPDQWDEGLSRAFGAAFVRVVGAAAVVVGHDMRPSSPSLSRAFAEGAAASGADVVEIGLCSTDQLYYASGSMDLPGAMFTASHNPAQYNGIKLCRAGAAPVGQDTGLSEIRELVESWTAADGTVTVPPLEGVKPGSLSQAETLRGYADHLLGLVDLTGIRPLKVVVDAGNGMGGHTVPTVFDGLPLDVDALYFELDGTFPNHEANPLDPANLVDLQARVREVGADLGLAFDGDADRCFVVDERGEPVSPSAITALVAAREIARARAAGEAEPTVIHNLITSWTVPEVVRELGGKPVRTRVGHSFIKQEMATTDAVFGGEHSAHYYFRDFWRADTGMLAALHVLAALGGQDGTLSALTAEYDRYAASGEINSTVTDQGAKVAEVRAAYEGRDGVSLDTLDGLTVAGADWWFNLRASNTEPLLRLNVEAKDPARMAELRDSVLATVRA from the coding sequence GTGCGGGACCTGAAGCAGTTGGTGAAGGCGTACGACGTGCGTGGCGTGGTCCCGGACCAGTGGGACGAGGGCCTGTCGCGGGCGTTCGGTGCGGCGTTCGTGCGGGTGGTCGGGGCCGCGGCGGTCGTGGTGGGCCACGACATGCGCCCGTCCTCGCCGTCGCTGTCGCGGGCGTTCGCCGAGGGCGCGGCCGCCTCGGGTGCGGACGTGGTCGAGATCGGGCTCTGCTCGACCGACCAGCTGTACTACGCCTCCGGGTCGATGGACCTGCCCGGTGCGATGTTCACCGCCTCCCACAACCCGGCCCAGTACAACGGCATCAAGCTCTGCCGGGCCGGCGCGGCCCCGGTCGGCCAGGACACCGGCCTGTCCGAGATCCGCGAGCTCGTCGAGTCCTGGACGGCCGCGGACGGCACCGTCACCGTCCCGCCGCTGGAGGGCGTCAAGCCCGGCTCGCTCTCGCAGGCGGAGACGCTGCGCGGCTACGCGGACCATCTGCTGGGTCTGGTGGACCTGACGGGGATCCGGCCGTTGAAGGTCGTGGTGGACGCGGGCAACGGCATGGGCGGCCACACCGTCCCCACCGTCTTCGACGGCCTGCCCCTCGATGTCGACGCGCTGTACTTCGAGCTGGACGGCACCTTTCCCAACCACGAGGCGAACCCGCTGGACCCGGCGAACCTGGTGGATCTGCAGGCGCGGGTGCGGGAGGTCGGCGCCGATCTGGGGCTGGCGTTCGACGGGGACGCGGACCGCTGCTTCGTCGTGGACGAGCGCGGTGAGCCGGTCTCGCCGTCGGCGATCACGGCGCTGGTCGCGGCCCGGGAGATCGCCCGGGCCCGTGCCGCGGGTGAGGCGGAGCCGACGGTCATCCACAACCTGATCACCTCGTGGACGGTGCCGGAGGTGGTGCGGGAGCTGGGTGGCAAGCCGGTGCGGACCCGGGTGGGGCACTCCTTCATCAAGCAGGAGATGGCCACGACGGACGCGGTGTTCGGTGGGGAGCACTCGGCGCATTACTACTTCCGGGATTTCTGGCGTGCGGACACCGGCATGCTGGCGGCCCTGCACGTGCTGGCGGCCCTGGGCGGGCAGGACGGCACGCTGTCGGCGTTGACGGCGGAGTACGACCGGTATGCGGCCTCGGGTGAGATCAACTCGACTGTCACGGACCAGGGGGCGAAGGTCGCGGAGGTCCGCGCGGCTTACGAGGGTCGGGACGGGGTGTCCCTCGACACGCTGGACGGGCTGACCGTCGCCGGGGCGGACTGGTGGTTCAACCTCCGTGCGTCCAACACCGAGCCGTTGCTGCGGTTGAACGTGGAGGCGAAGGACCCGGCTCGGATGGCGGAGCTGCGTGACAGCGTGCTGGCCACCGTCCGCGCCTGA
- a CDS encoding molybdopterin molybdotransferase MoeA produces the protein MTTMTADPLGPVGDPAGGEGNGAVRGPAGGPANGSAGDPLGGPAGDFLGEPASGAEPGRAGAVPKGGAPAAWARARAVARAAGRQVLPAVEVELGAALGRTLAEPLAALTDLPAFDTSAMDGWAVSGPGPWQLVGRVLAGQPGVELADGEAVEIATGAQLPGGATGVLRREHGRSVPPAASGGRPGGPSGVPSREVPWVLHGDRSVPPGQDVRPRGQECRRGEPLLAGGVMVTPAVLGLAAACGHDRLSVRRRPTVELLVLGDELLTAGLPGPGQVRDALGPLLPPWLAAAGAELIGQRYVRDDFGLLRDAVRHSPADLVLTTGGTAAGPVDFLHDALAAAGARLLVDGVAIRPGHPMLLAELPGGRHLVGLPGNPLAAVAGTVTLALPLLHRLAGRAEEAGAFARAAVALPGHPCDTRLVPVRRTEQGVTPLAFDGPAMLRGLALAEALAVVEPGGCPAGGRVELLALP, from the coding sequence GTGACCACCATGACGGCGGATCCACTCGGTCCGGTCGGCGACCCGGCCGGTGGCGAGGGGAACGGTGCGGTGCGCGGCCCGGCCGGTGGACCGGCGAACGGCTCGGCCGGTGATCCGTTGGGCGGGCCGGCTGGTGATTTTCTGGGTGAGCCGGCGAGCGGGGCCGAGCCCGGGAGGGCCGGGGCGGTGCCGAAGGGTGGTGCTCCGGCAGCCTGGGCGCGGGCCCGGGCGGTGGCGCGGGCGGCGGGGCGTCAGGTGCTGCCCGCCGTCGAGGTGGAGTTGGGGGCGGCGCTCGGGCGGACGTTGGCCGAGCCGTTGGCCGCGTTGACCGATCTGCCGGCCTTCGACACCTCGGCGATGGACGGCTGGGCCGTGTCCGGGCCGGGACCCTGGCAGCTGGTCGGGCGCGTCCTGGCCGGGCAGCCGGGGGTGGAGCTGGCGGACGGTGAGGCCGTCGAGATCGCGACCGGCGCGCAGCTGCCGGGCGGGGCCACCGGGGTGCTGCGCCGCGAGCACGGCCGGTCGGTGCCGCCGGCGGCGTCCGGGGGACGGCCGGGAGGGCCGAGCGGAGTGCCCAGTCGGGAGGTGCCGTGGGTGCTGCACGGCGACCGTTCGGTGCCGCCCGGGCAGGACGTGCGGCCGCGTGGGCAGGAGTGCCGGCGCGGGGAGCCGCTGCTGGCGGGCGGGGTGATGGTGACTCCGGCGGTGCTGGGGCTGGCGGCGGCCTGCGGGCACGACCGGCTGTCGGTGCGGCGGCGGCCGACGGTGGAGCTGCTGGTGCTCGGCGACGAGCTGCTCACGGCCGGGCTGCCCGGGCCGGGGCAGGTGCGGGACGCGCTCGGGCCGCTGCTGCCGCCGTGGCTGGCGGCGGCCGGGGCGGAGCTGATCGGGCAGCGGTACGTGCGGGACGACTTCGGGCTGCTGCGGGACGCGGTGCGGCACTCGCCCGCCGATCTGGTGCTGACCACCGGTGGGACGGCCGCCGGCCCGGTGGACTTCCTGCACGACGCCTTGGCGGCGGCCGGGGCCCGGCTGCTGGTGGACGGGGTCGCGATCCGGCCCGGTCATCCGATGCTGCTGGCCGAACTCCCGGGCGGGCGCCACCTGGTGGGCCTGCCGGGCAATCCGTTGGCGGCCGTCGCGGGCACGGTGACGCTCGCCCTGCCGCTGCTGCACCGGCTGGCCGGCCGGGCGGAGGAGGCCGGGGCTTTCGCCCGGGCCGCCGTGGCGCTGCCGGGCCACCCGTGCGACACCCGGCTGGTGCCGGTCCGGCGGACGGAGCAGGGTGTGACGCCGCTGGCCTTCGACGGCCCGGCGATGCTGCGCGGGCTCGCGCTGGCCGAGGCACTGGCCGTGGTGGAGCCCGGCGGCTGCCCGGCGGGCGGCCGGGTCGAGCTGCTGGCCCTGCCGTGA
- a CDS encoding polyprenol monophosphomannose synthase produces the protein MTAPEETTFADLGKVLVIIPTYNEAENVERIVSRVRAAVPEVHVLVADDNSPDGTGDIADKLAATDDHVQVMHRKGKEGLGAAYLAGFRWGIDHGYSVLVEMDADGSHQPEELHRLLTALRGADLVQGSRWVPGGKVVNWPKSRLLISRGGSFYSRMMLGVPIKDVTGGYRAFRKETLLGIGMDEVASAGYCFQVDLAWRTVKAGFKVVEVPITFIEREFGASKMSRNILVEALFRVTGWGINSRIQKLTGKTGKK, from the coding sequence GTGACTGCCCCTGAGGAGACGACCTTCGCCGATCTCGGCAAGGTCCTGGTGATCATCCCGACCTACAACGAGGCCGAGAACGTCGAGCGGATCGTCTCCCGCGTCCGTGCCGCCGTCCCCGAGGTCCACGTCCTCGTCGCCGACGACAACAGCCCCGACGGCACCGGCGACATCGCCGACAAGCTCGCCGCCACCGACGACCACGTCCAGGTCATGCACCGCAAGGGCAAGGAAGGCCTCGGCGCCGCCTACCTCGCCGGCTTCCGCTGGGGCATCGACCACGGCTACAGCGTCCTCGTCGAAATGGACGCCGACGGCTCCCACCAGCCCGAGGAACTCCACCGCCTCCTCACCGCCCTGCGCGGCGCCGACCTCGTCCAGGGCTCCCGCTGGGTCCCCGGCGGCAAGGTCGTCAACTGGCCCAAGTCCCGCCTCCTCATCTCCCGCGGCGGCTCCTTCTACTCCCGCATGATGCTCGGCGTCCCCATCAAGGACGTCACCGGCGGCTACCGCGCCTTCCGCAAGGAGACCCTCCTGGGCATCGGCATGGACGAGGTCGCCTCCGCCGGCTACTGCTTCCAGGTCGACCTCGCCTGGCGCACCGTCAAGGCCGGCTTCAAGGTCGTCGAGGTCCCCATCACCTTCATCGAGCGCGAATTCGGCGCCTCCAAGATGAGCCGCAACATCCTCGTCGAAGCCCTCTTCCGCGTCACCGGCTGGGGCATCAACAGCCGTATCCAGAAGCTCACCGGCAAGACCGGCAAGAAGTAG
- a CDS encoding NADPH-dependent FMN reductase, whose amino-acid sequence MPVTTPVRLAIIIGSTRPGRFAPTIARWAAEQADHYGFELDLIDLAETGLPHELGDPSAEGRAAVAALSTRLHRADAFLVLTPEYNHSFPAPLKQAIDSFRPEWAAKPVAFVSYGGISGGLRAVEQLRLVFAELHATTIRNTVSFQNAGARFDADGRPVDAADTNLAMKEMLHQLDWWAQALRTARATTPYGQNG is encoded by the coding sequence ATGCCCGTCACCACCCCGGTCCGCCTCGCGATCATCATCGGCAGCACCCGCCCCGGCCGGTTCGCCCCCACCATCGCCCGGTGGGCCGCCGAGCAGGCCGACCACTACGGCTTCGAGCTCGATCTCATCGACCTGGCCGAGACCGGCCTGCCGCATGAGCTCGGCGACCCGTCAGCCGAGGGCCGGGCCGCCGTCGCCGCGCTCAGCACCCGCCTGCACCGGGCCGACGCCTTCCTGGTGCTCACCCCCGAGTACAACCACAGCTTCCCGGCCCCGCTGAAGCAGGCCATCGACTCGTTCCGCCCGGAGTGGGCCGCGAAGCCGGTCGCCTTCGTCTCCTACGGCGGGATCAGCGGCGGCCTGCGCGCCGTCGAGCAGCTCAGGCTGGTCTTCGCCGAGCTGCACGCCACCACCATCCGCAACACCGTGAGCTTCCAGAACGCCGGCGCCCGGTTCGACGCCGACGGCCGGCCGGTGGACGCCGCCGACACCAACCTGGCCATGAAGGAGATGCTGCACCAGCTGGACTGGTGGGCGCAGGCCCTGCGCACCGCCCGCGCCACCACTCCCTACGGCCAGAACGGCTGA
- a CDS encoding TrkA family potassium uptake protein, producing MLRSLRTAPVADGGGVFLPARPTRPPLRQVGVRLAAALLVLVATTVIVWLDRAGYHDNANDSVSLLDAAYYATVTLSTTGYGDVTPVSDSARLVNILVITPLRVVFLIILVGTTLEVLTERTRQQWRLDRWRNTVHEHTVVVGYGTKGRSAVDTLLGQGVPKDTIVVVDPQRKVIDQANRDGLVGVVGDATRSDTLLRAELPVAARVVVAPERDDTAVLVTLTARQLNKGATVVAAVREDENAPLLRQSGADVVVTSSSSAGRLLGMSVLSPHAGAVMEDLLTYGTGLDVVERPVTREEAGKSPRACDDLVLAVVRGHRVLRYTEPEAAVLQLTDRVITIQRAVPRP from the coding sequence ATGCTGCGGTCGCTGCGGACGGCCCCGGTGGCGGACGGCGGCGGGGTCTTCCTGCCGGCCCGGCCGACCCGGCCGCCGCTGCGGCAGGTGGGGGTGCGGCTGGCGGCGGCGCTGCTGGTGCTGGTGGCCACCACGGTGATCGTCTGGCTGGACCGGGCGGGCTACCACGACAACGCCAACGACTCGGTGAGCCTGCTGGACGCCGCGTACTACGCGACCGTGACGCTCTCCACCACCGGCTACGGCGATGTGACGCCGGTGAGCGACTCGGCCCGGCTGGTCAACATCCTGGTGATCACGCCGCTGCGCGTGGTCTTCCTGATCATCCTGGTCGGCACCACCCTGGAGGTGCTGACCGAGCGCACCCGCCAGCAGTGGCGGCTGGACCGGTGGAGGAACACCGTGCACGAGCACACCGTCGTGGTCGGCTACGGCACCAAGGGCCGCAGCGCGGTGGACACCCTGCTCGGGCAGGGGGTGCCCAAGGACACCATCGTGGTGGTGGACCCGCAGCGGAAGGTGATCGACCAGGCGAACCGGGACGGGTTGGTCGGGGTGGTCGGCGACGCGACCCGGAGCGACACCCTGCTGCGAGCCGAACTCCCGGTGGCCGCCCGGGTGGTGGTCGCGCCTGAGCGGGACGACACGGCCGTGCTGGTGACCCTGACGGCACGTCAGCTCAACAAGGGGGCCACCGTGGTGGCGGCCGTCCGGGAGGACGAGAACGCGCCACTGCTGCGGCAGAGCGGGGCCGATGTGGTGGTGACCAGCTCCAGCTCGGCCGGGCGGCTGCTCGGGATGTCGGTGCTGAGCCCGCACGCGGGGGCGGTGATGGAGGACCTGCTCACCTACGGCACCGGACTGGACGTGGTGGAGCGGCCGGTCACCCGGGAGGAGGCCGGGAAGAGTCCGCGGGCCTGCGACGACCTGGTGCTGGCCGTGGTGCGCGGGCACCGGGTGCTGAGGTACACCGAGCCGGAGGCGGCGGTGCTCCAGCTGACCGACCGGGTGATCACCATTCAGCGGGCGGTACCCAGGCCTTGA